In Oscillospiraceae bacterium, the DNA window TGCAACATTAACTCTTTATTGAGCAAGTTGCACCCATTAAGTTTTATTTGTTTAAGAACCAAAAGAATAATATAAGAACTATAATTCCCCATAGTATTATTCCTAAATAATGGCGTTTTTGTTTTGGTTGATAATTACTTATATCTGTTTGCGGTCTGTATTCGTAAGAATTTTGTGCACGAGAACGAGAGTTGTTTGTTGCAGAACGAGCTTTACGATACATTGAAAGAGGATCTGTCTGATTCATAATACGAGAATAAAAATGATTAAGCCATAGTTCGTCTTCGGGTTCGCACATATTTGATTCGTTACAACCTGGCTCGTGTGAAATTTGATTTCTAACCCAACGATAATGTTTGAGTGTTTTTAAATCATCATCCCAATTACTAACATAGTGATTGCCGTTTGGCGTATTTATCATCTCATCAATATATGCAGATAGTCTTCTGTCGTCATTTAGTATTTCGCCACATAACTTTTCTAAATGTTTATATGAATCTATGAAACTCATAAGGACCTCCTAAGTTAAAGACCGTGAACTTATATAGTTCACGGTCGTCGTTGGCGGACAGGGTGGGATTCGAACCCACGTGCCGGATTGAATACCGACAAACTGATTTCGAGTCAGCCCCGTTATGACCACTTCGATACCTGTCCGTGTGTATGTTTGAACTCCGATTTGACGGAGAAAAAACTAAGCAAATTATAAAATTTTGTTAGAAAAATGTTAGAAATGGCTAGAAAAACCGCTAGATAAGGCGGTATAAACCAGGTTTGAACCTCGCTTAAACCCGCGTGGTTAAGCCATTTGTAGGGGTACAGTTACAGTGTAACCGAGGGGATTTCGAGCATGTTCCGTTATGTTTATTGCAAGAATTATTCAAATTTAAAAACTAACCATCTCACTTATCATATCACGTTTTGCGACCCAAAGCAAGAGGTCTTTATCAATTTTTATATTTTTACTTTCCATTTTATCTTTGGTTACTTTATATGCAAGTTCCGGAGTATTGGCTTCGCCACTTAAATGACCGAGCATAAGTCTTTTCAATCCATCGTTAGCAATTAAACTTGAAAAGTAAGCAGAATTTTCATTTGAAAGATGACCATTATCTCCTAAAATTCTATGTTTTAAAGACTCGGGACGATTGCTGTTTATAAGCATATCCACATCGTGATTTGATTCAAAGAACATAAAATCTCTGCCTTTAAAACACTTGAAAAAATTTTCCGAAATGTATCCAATGTCCGTAGCATAACTTGCAGTTTTTTTGCCAAACTGAAAATTAAAACCTAAGGAATATTTAGTATCATGCGGAGTTTTGAAAGAGGAAACAACAATATCTTTAACTTCAAACTCTTTTTCGTCAGGTATGATAATTCGTCTATACATTGGCATATTTATAGATTTATCAAAAATTTCTTCATGAGTTCCATATGATGCATAAATCGGTATATCAGTTTTATTAACAATCATTGAAAGCGCACTGATATGGTCAGTGTGTGGATGAGTTATAAATAATGCATCAATGTCAGTAATTTTTAAATCAATTTTATCAAGTTGCTCTCTGATTTGTTTAAAAGAGCCACCACAATCTATTAAAATGTTTGTGTTTTTATATGTAAAAGCTGATGCGTTTTTACTG includes these proteins:
- a CDS encoding MBL fold metallo-hydrolase; this translates as MVKFTSLYSGSSKNASAFTYKNTNILIDCGGSFKQIREQLDKIDLKITDIDALFITHPHTDHISALSMIVNKTDIPIYASYGTHEEIFDKSINMPMYRRIIIPDEKEFEVKDIVVSSFKTPHDTKYSLGFNFQFGKKTASYATDIGYISENFFKCFKGRDFMFFESNHDVDMLINSNRPESLKHRILGDNGHLSNENSAYFSSLIANDGLKRLMLGHLSGEANTPELAYKVTKDKMESKNIKIDKDLLLWVAKRDMISEMVSF